GGGGAGCCTTCGAAGGAGGCGATGATCCACCGAGCGGCGCAGAGGGAGAGTGTGCttaggttttcttttatttatttttttcttttttccttcaaaTGGTAGATTAGGTTAGTttaggttttttgttttttaggtaGATTATTAAAACGACGCCGTATGATAGCCCTcaacccgcgcggtgacccgacccgagggaaggatccgcgcgctTTAGGTCTGATGGGCTATTTGATTCTGATTTCATCCGAGTCCTCAGTCAAATGACGTCGTTTTCACTGTAGGATTTGAATGTCCAGATCCATGCGTTTAATTGCTGCTTTAGTCCCTATGATTTCCGATGATTTTCAATGTGGACGTTggctcacttatttcaaattaacccttaaaattttgtttggtttcAAAATAGGTCCGCTTTCATTGAACTAATTGGTTTATtatcattaatttcatttgttggtattattttaataatatatttatatatattagttaaactaattttttttataaattcataatatttcatattttcatatatatgtatatatagcaTGTATTTTAGtatacgtatgtatatataataacctatcattaatttcaaatgatatttttatgcatagaaatcttattccttttaaatttgccattttatttcatttcttttatttaacttttgtatattattattatgcatgtatattatttggtatattatatatttttcttatgtaTTTGCTTTAAATTCGTTTTGTTATTACATTTTTGTTTacatagtatttttattttcctttaaatcTATTGCAAACTCAGATATATACATTATGAcgaaattttatacatataatttatcgtACATTGATAATTTTGGATCCTCTCCTTGtatgttttttcattttattttgtcttaaaACTTATTATACTTTGTTTGTGTTGATTTGCTTGATAttccttataatttatttgttttaatattagtATTTGCAATATGAGATGTAAAATTATTGCTCGTGTATTTTAttgcttatttgtatttattgattCTTTGTCGCTCATTAGTGTACATTTTAATTTCCGAACTACCATTTCGCGTTACATTATCgcttcatcattttttttaaaaagggaatTGCATTTTGTTCGAGCATTAAAATCGTTTTATTCGTAAATAACGCAAATATTCGacatttggaatcttcgaaagaattgagccctaacgtattgggttccaattccctcgttgaatctaaataatcgaaatttTTAAcgtacaaatttcaaataaaaaaccattctcgggaattcgacacgtcgtgtcctaatgcattggatataacatgttattttctcgagacgaggattttaaaaaataaaggcaatattcgatatttaggaatttggtggaatcgaaccctaacttaccgggttttgattttctcatttgacccagaTAATCGAaaatccttctcaaaatgcataggttttaaaaggttaagaaataaatttaattttgaagatttaaaatgttgcactctaacttactgagtgtgacgatttatcttccaattcattttattcaaaataaaaggatcgtattttaaaatcttttcaaaatttcgacattaagacattaaacaatcaattcggtaccaattttgggcgtcacgagggtgctaacccttcctcgtgcataacagactcccgaacctgttttctcaaatttcgcagaccaaaatcgttttcaaggtgatccgaccACACCTCCTTAAAaggtcggtggcgactccctatttttattttcaaagtcgatccccatttttcaaatttaaaaatggtttcgacaacttTAACTATATCAAAACGCTTTTATAGGACCActaaatatgtgataatattttGGTGAGGATGAAAATTACTCACATGATATAAAAGAGAGCTAAATGTATTGGAATCTCAGGTGCTCTAGAACTTGATATGAATAAATGCTATGATAAATCCAATTTGGAAATTCTTGGAACAATTTAGGAACCAATGAGTTTGGAAAATATTGAAGCCTCTCTCAACCATTCCACATACTTCCTTTGGTggagtttcttttctttttcatttttcttgcattttttttttcaaatttacacaagATCTCAACCccaattttgatattttgttaagaacaagaaaaaaacaCTTTTCCAAACTTAAGTTCACCTTCAAACCTCCATTTTTTAGCAAGAGTTTTTATGGTTCTTAAGATAGAAAGTTGAAGATAGAGAAAGAAAGCTTATGTTGACCTGAAACAATTGTTAAGTAATAAGTTAAGTGCTGGCAAAAGTGATTGGGGAAGTTAACACTTCTCCAAGCATCGTGaaacacaaaacaaaaagaGGGGACACAAAGATTGTTTATGCAAGTTGATTTTCTTACGTTTACGGAGCCTAGCTCAGTGAGAAGTATCCATTATCTTCAAACACTTACAATAAGTGAACCTAAATCTATCACACCCTTGTGACAATTTCATCACTTTTGCACCTTTGAAGACTAGAACTCTCACCACTCAATTCCCCATTGAGAACTTAGCTTGTAAATTCACAACATAAAGGTTTTACAATCAAAATGCACTTTCACAAATAATATTTCCCACTTGAACAAAACAAATCAAGTGCTCTCTATAATCTGTACATCAACCTATACAAATCTCTCAATTATATAGAGTTTTTCGAGACTTGCTAACATCatgaaaatttataacaatCCTGATAAAACAATAGGTAAACAAGttgaatacaatataataataacaaacaaAGTAAACAAAGACTGTTAGCAACTAAGTCTTCAACATTCCAATCTGATCCAACTTTCTCAATCCATGGGATTAAACTCGATCCGATCCAGTTCTCCAAATATGTTTCCTCAAGTAATATGATCTTCACTAATGGGCTTAAAATTATCCATGAACTCAGCTCAACCAAaatatttggtttaataaattGCCAATCACCTAAATATGAAAAGCTGACTGCCTGTCCCAATGGGTAAGAAAGTGCCCACTTCCTCAAGCACATTGCAatcattacatttttttcaaaagctTCAATAAGGTAACAAATGATGTTTTCCTTCACACCTAACTTGACTTTTGATTTTGCTTATGGTAAAGTTGGAATTTTTAGATACTATTAGTTGGTTTTATTATTGTGTATGAGAAAATGAGGAATTGATGGAAAATGGAAATTCCAAGCTTATTAATGATGTATTCAAGTGTTTGAAAGTTTggatttgtaaaaataaatctaagAGGTAAGTACTCTTGGATAATCTTACTTTCCTATACTAACAAGTATATGTAATTTATCAACTTGTATAATAAACATGAAAGTGAGTGTGTAATGAGTGGTTGCAAATTCCATAGcttaaaaattgttgaaataagtGATTAGAAAGTTGTGGTAGTAAGCTTGCTTATGAAATTGTCTTATTAATAATGTGCTATGGTAAGTTTGGTTGCCATGAAATGGTTAATAACTATGATGATATGATACGTGAATAAGTATGATATGTGTTATTAATGAGGAAAATGTGTTGAATGTGTCATTTGAGAAATTGGGTAATGAACAATTCCATTAAAATAGTTTGGTGACAATAACGATgtacctttaaattttttcaaaattgtagaaattgaattaaaagtttatccatatatattttaaaatattagtgattctagttttaattgaataaacgaAACTTGCATCCGAATTTTACATTATgagataaatttgttttagtgAGGAAATGTCAAAACTCTTGGCAACATCCTTCGAATTTGAAAGcttgtataaaatgaattagaatatGAGCTTTATATGTCTGAAaagattattgagtctagtttctaaCAACAAATGTTAATGccatataaatgatttattaaaagataaatatttttaagagaaaaaggTTGAAACTGCCTTGTAGCAGAACAATagcgactttaaaaaaaaaaactctgatATTAATTCACTCatggtgaaattataaaaattttgtggtGGAAGGTAAGTAAGTCTAGTTTCTAAAACATCAGACGAGttctaattttagatttttggattaagaaataaataattcaatgactGCTACTCAAGTATACAACTCTGTTATGTGTATATGTGAAAAcacctattacgcctctatgtgaaaatagataaagaaatgtctaaatattatctaaattctATAAACTCTAAATTTGCctatatttgtattttcataacATTTTCCTACTAAGCTAGACACAAAAATATTCTAAGTAAGTTCGACACTAACGAACTTAAGGCTAGGTTTGGTTAGTCACTTATGAGTCTACTCATTTTagaattaacttaaaaaaactctaaaagaaTAGACTTGGTCAACTTATTAGATTTGGGTTTGGAAGTTTGGTTACACAAAAGGAAGGCTATAACACCCCTAAGACGATTGTCTTAAAACAGtaactttttaacttttgacattttaataagACTTCTGAGttttttattaatctaattTCACTAAGTTAATGACTCCATTTAATCAATCTAAGTAAAATTGCTTAACATTTGCATCTTTGATTGGTGGATGTTCCTTCATGAGGAGCCTCCAAGATATCCCAAGTAACCTTTGCAACCTTGCACTTTGCAACCCTAAACTCTTGTATATCTACTCTACAAAAGATTGCATATAAGACTTTTGAGTTAGAATTTGCCCACTTTTCTTCCTTAGTGGTTCACTGTACATTTGGTTTCATGACCTTTCCACTTTTAGTATCCAATATGGGGGGGGTTTCTATTTAGTCAACACACCATGCCATGCCTTTTCATCAATTGAATTAATACAAGCCTTCATGTGTGTTTTTTGATGAGCATAATTGTCAACCTCGAGCATAGGGTCTTGATGTAGATAAATTTTCCctagtttgaatttaaaaataaaaaagcttgaaacaatatagaataaaaaatatgaatgtgCTTAGAAGAAGAATCGAACTCGagactcaaaaataaaatcattattaattaGCTATCTAATCAAAAATCTAGTAtgtttaaaatagtaattaaaaataaaagtaaagcttgaaacaaattaaataaaaatacaaatgtgagtaGGAGAAGAATTAAACCCAAGactcaaaaacaaaatcattaacattttaactatcTAACTAAAAAGCTAATATCTCATCAAAATCGACCTGTTCCCTTAAATATCTCAGAAATtgacttaaaaccctaaatattttgtaaaatcacCAATATTTTCAATCTCGACCTATTTTCGCATAAAATTGACCTAAATCTCAATTTTGCCCAAATAAAACCctactataaaaaatatattttacagatgcttttataaataatgaaataaaaaatttccgctattctttttttcatgaatacattaaaccctaaaacaacCAAAACTTGGCGGAATGGTCTCTTGCATGGCTTACGATTGAGTGAATACGATCTAAAATTCAGCTCTCTCAGTCTCAGAATTTAAGGGCCCATCTTTTAACAGAGGGAGAATAGATGATAACATAAGTTTTTCTGGTTTCATTCAAGCTCACCTCTTgccttttccattttccttaatTCAAGATATGGGTAAGCTTAATCCTTCTTTACTTTTTACTTCTATTGTTAATGGTGGAAAGAATCTTTCTTATTTCCGCTCTCCCTTTTCTCGTTATTTTAGCACCTCTGCTACCCACGTCAGTGCGTTTAGTAAGAATTCCATTTCTGTAAGGGGGAAGAGAAAGAAGTATGATGGCCTCCATAATGTTGATGATGCTTTGAATATGTTTTATAGGATGATTGACAAGTACCCAATGCCTTCAACTGTGGAATTCAATAGATTATTAGTAGCCATTGTTAGAACGAAACATTATGCCGTTGTTGTTTCTATGTATAGCCGATTACAATTACTAGGGGTTTCTCATGATGTTTATTCTTTCAACATCTTGATTAATTGCTTTTGTCAATTAGGTTatattgattttgggttttctgTTTTGGGTAAAATGTTGAAGCTAGGTGTTGAACCTGATGTTATAACTTTGTCCACTTTGCTTAATGGACTTTGTAAGCAAAGTAAGATTTCTCAGGCTTTGAGTTtgtttgatgatatgattggAAAAGGGTATCAACCTAATTTAATTGCTTACAATACAATACTTAATGGGTTGTTTAAGACAGGGAATATGAAAAGTGCTGTTAGGTTTCTGAGGATGATGGAAAAAAGAGGTTTCGAACCCGATATTGTAGCATATAACACTGTCATTGACTATCTTTGCAAGTGTGGGTTACAAAATGAGGCTCTAGATCTCTTCTCCCAAATGAAGGTTAAGGGCATTACACCAAATATGGTTAGTTATAGTTGCTTAATTCATGCTATGTGTAATTCAGGCTTGCAAAAGGAGGCAACAAGGCTTTTGAATGAAATGGtggataaaaatatttcacttgaTATTTTCATGTATAATATGTTGATTGATGCACATTGCAAGGAGGGGACAATTTCTGAAGCTGTAGATACCATTGACACAATGAGAAAGCAAGGCATTGAGCCTAATGTTGTTACGTATAGTATATTGGTTGATGCACATTGTAAGGAAGGGATGATTCCTGAAGCTAAAGATATTTTTGAGACAATGATAAAGCAAGGCATTGAGCCTAATGTTGTCACGTATAGTATATTGGTCGATGCACTTTGTAAGGAGGGGATGGTTTCTGAAGCTGAAGATATTGTTGACACAATGAGAAATCAAGGCATTGAGCCTGATGTTGTTACCTATAATGCATTGATAAACGGCTATTGCTTGCGAAATAAAATGGATAAAGTTAGAAGTGTATTTCAGTTGATGATTAAGAAGGGTTGTGTTCCTGATATATGTAGTTTCAACATCATGATCAACGGATATTGTAAAGCTAAAAGGTTGGGCAAAGCAATGGAACTCTTTCACAAAATGGCTCAAAAAGGACCAATCCCTGATACCATCACCTACAGCACTCTTATGCAAGGAATGTGTCGATTAGGGAGAATTTCAGCTGCATATGAACTTTTGGAAAAGATGCTTGCTTCTGGGCAAGTTCCAAATCTAATGACCTGTTCAATTTTGCTGGATGGTTTATGCAAAAGAGGCAAACTCAAAGAagcattgaatttttttcaagcaATGCGGAACAGTGGGCTGAAACTTGATATTGTCTCTTATAATATCCTTATTGGTGGCTTGTGCAAAATTGGGTATATCGAAGTTGCGAAGGAAGTATTTCGTGAACTTTCAGTCAATGGTTTAAAACCTGATGTTTACTCATATGCTATAATGATTAATGGTTTTTGTAGAAAGGGATTGTTGGATGAAGCATACCAATTGTTTAGGAGTATGGGAGATAATGATTGCTTGCCTAATAGTTGCTGTTATAATGTAATGATCCAAGGGTTCATCCAAAACAACTATACCTCAAAGGCAACACAACTTCTTACGGAAATGGTCGATAAGGGCTTTTCTGCAGATTTATGCTCTGCCACCTTATTTTTGGATCTCATCTTACGATATGGTAAATCAATCTTGATCTAATAGTGTAAAGATTGTCACTTTTGAATGtgaataaattttttcataacCAATTGTATTGCTGTGATAAGTTGAAGAGTTTCTGGAAACTACAGTGAGTGAGTTTAAGGTCTACTTTTAGTTTAGTTGATGTACTTTAAGGATGAAAGAAACAGATGATATACACCATGTTTCATTTACAACACTAATTAAAATGGAGATCGAccttgtctttttattttttatatcatcCTAATGATTATGTAATGGGATAGTTTTGTAGTGATTTAAATACATCAGAATATGCCATGTTTTGGGCGATTCAATGTTTAAGCATGAATCATGGGATGCTTCTCATAAGAAAAACTGAAAGCAGCTATGCCCTGTTTCTCAATTCATTTTCACAGCTCAAATAAGACAGAATCATGGCATAAAAGAGTGAAACTCTGTTTCATATTCGGATATGGATTAGGAGTATGATCCTTAGTGTAATTGTACTCAGGATGGGCCAACATACAGGAGCTAATCTATCAAGGTGAGCTGGAAGAAGTTATGTTTTCTGATATGCAATGAGAGATGAGCTCAAGTTTTCCATTCCATAGTTTGAATAGCAGTTAGGAACGTTGAAAGTGGGTGTTTCACAAGCAAAAGTACCATCAATTTCAGGTTAGAAATCCAAGTAAATGACCAACAAGAGGACGCTTGCTTAATCATTTCCAATGTTGGATTTAAACCTAAGTTTGAAAAATAAGGTTACAATCTTACATATatacacacaggcgtgtgtgcAAAAAGTCGCAATCTAAGAAAACACTGCAGATTATTACAACTTAAGAGTGATTATATGAATTGACCAAGCTAAATCCAGGTGTGAAATATT
This genomic window from Gossypium raimondii isolate GPD5lz chromosome 10, ASM2569854v1, whole genome shotgun sequence contains:
- the LOC105778272 gene encoding pentatricopeptide repeat-containing protein At1g12300, mitochondrial isoform X1, with protein sequence MGKLNPSLLFTSIVNGGKNLSYFRSPFSRYFSTSATHVSAFSKNSISVRGKRKKYDGLHNVDDALNMFYRMIDKYPMPSTVEFNRLLVAIVRTKHYAVVVSMYSRLQLLGVSHDVYSFNILINCFCQLGYIDFGFSVLGKMLKLGVEPDVITLSTLLNGLCKQSKISQALSLFDDMIGKGYQPNLIAYNTILNGLFKTGNMKSAVRFLRMMEKRGFEPDIVAYNTVIDYLCKCGLQNEALDLFSQMKVKGITPNMVSYSCLIHAMCNSGLQKEATRLLNEMVDKNISLDIFMYNMLIDAHCKEGTISEAVDTIDTMRKQGIEPNVVTYSILVDAHCKEGMIPEAKDIFETMIKQGIEPNVVTYSILVDALCKEGMVSEAEDIVDTMRNQGIEPDVVTYNALINGYCLRNKMDKVRSVFQLMIKKGCVPDICSFNIMINGYCKAKRLGKAMELFHKMAQKGPIPDTITYSTLMQGMCRLGRISAAYELLEKMLASGQVPNLMTCSILLDGLCKRGKLKEALNFFQAMRNSGLKLDIVSYNILIGGLCKIGYIEVAKEVFRELSVNGLKPDVYSYAIMINGFCRKGLLDEAYQLFRSMGDNDCLPNSCCYNVMIQGFIQNNYTSKATQLLTEMVDKGFSADLCSATLFLDLILRYGKSILI
- the LOC105778272 gene encoding pentatricopeptide repeat-containing protein At1g12300, mitochondrial isoform X2, which encodes MFYRMIDKYPMPSTVEFNRLLVAIVRTKHYAVVVSMYSRLQLLGVSHDVYSFNILINCFCQLGYIDFGFSVLGKMLKLGVEPDVITLSTLLNGLCKQSKISQALSLFDDMIGKGYQPNLIAYNTILNGLFKTGNMKSAVRFLRMMEKRGFEPDIVAYNTVIDYLCKCGLQNEALDLFSQMKVKGITPNMVSYSCLIHAMCNSGLQKEATRLLNEMVDKNISLDIFMYNMLIDAHCKEGTISEAVDTIDTMRKQGIEPNVVTYSILVDAHCKEGMIPEAKDIFETMIKQGIEPNVVTYSILVDALCKEGMVSEAEDIVDTMRNQGIEPDVVTYNALINGYCLRNKMDKVRSVFQLMIKKGCVPDICSFNIMINGYCKAKRLGKAMELFHKMAQKGPIPDTITYSTLMQGMCRLGRISAAYELLEKMLASGQVPNLMTCSILLDGLCKRGKLKEALNFFQAMRNSGLKLDIVSYNILIGGLCKIGYIEVAKEVFRELSVNGLKPDVYSYAIMINGFCRKGLLDEAYQLFRSMGDNDCLPNSCCYNVMIQGFIQNNYTSKATQLLTEMVDKGFSADLCSATLFLDLILRYGKSILI